A single genomic interval of Methanomassiliicoccales archaeon harbors:
- the tuf gene encoding translation elongation factor EF-1 subunit alpha produces MAAEKPHMNLVVIGHVDHGKSTTVGRLLLDSGHIEPYLIEKYRKMAEEKGKATFEFAWVMDSLKEERERGLTIDVAHKRFDTEKYYFTVIDAPGHRDFVKNMITGTSQADAAVLVVSAVEGPQAQTREHIFLARTLGVPQLIVDINKMDALEDKYDEGRFNKVKTDVTALLKTVGYKVDEVPIIPTSAFKGDNVMNRSENMPWYKGPTLFESLNNLKEPPKSTELPLRLPIQDVYTITGIGTVPVGRVECGVLKPDMKVVFQPSDKVGEVKSIEMHHETLPQALPGDNVGFNVRGVAKNDIRRGDVAGPVDNPPSVAKTFTAQIMVLNHPSVITVGYTPVFHCHTAQVACQFIELQKKLDPRTGAVKEENPQFLKTGDAAIVKVMPTRPMVIEIAKEFPQLGRFAIRDMGQTVAAGMCIDVEKK; encoded by the coding sequence ATGGCTGCTGAGAAACCTCACATGAACCTCGTGGTCATTGGCCATGTCGATCACGGCAAGTCCACAACCGTGGGCAGGCTGCTGCTCGACAGCGGTCACATTGAACCCTACCTCATCGAGAAGTACAGAAAAATGGCTGAGGAGAAGGGAAAGGCCACTTTCGAGTTCGCATGGGTCATGGACAGCTTGAAGGAGGAGCGTGAACGTGGGCTGACCATCGATGTCGCCCACAAGCGATTCGATACCGAGAAGTATTACTTTACCGTCATTGACGCTCCCGGTCACCGTGACTTCGTTAAGAATATGATCACTGGCACAAGCCAGGCAGATGCCGCTGTGCTCGTTGTATCCGCCGTCGAGGGTCCCCAGGCCCAGACCAGGGAGCACATCTTCCTGGCAAGGACTCTGGGTGTTCCCCAGCTGATCGTGGACATCAACAAGATGGATGCCCTTGAGGACAAGTACGACGAAGGTCGTTTCAACAAGGTTAAGACCGACGTCACCGCTCTGCTGAAGACCGTCGGTTACAAGGTGGATGAAGTACCGATCATCCCGACCAGCGCGTTCAAGGGCGACAATGTCATGAACAGGTCCGAGAACATGCCCTGGTACAAGGGACCCACCCTGTTCGAGTCCCTGAACAACCTCAAGGAGCCCCCGAAGTCCACCGAACTGCCCCTTAGGCTACCAATTCAGGATGTTTACACCATCACCGGTATCGGCACCGTCCCCGTGGGCCGTGTCGAATGCGGAGTGCTCAAGCCCGATATGAAGGTCGTCTTCCAGCCGTCCGACAAGGTCGGCGAGGTCAAGAGCATAGAGATGCACCACGAGACCCTTCCCCAGGCGCTTCCCGGCGACAATGTCGGATTCAATGTCAGGGGAGTCGCGAAGAACGACATCCGAAGGGGCGATGTTGCGGGTCCAGTCGACAACCCACCGAGCGTGGCCAAGACGTTCACCGCTCAGATCATGGTGCTGAACCACCCCTCGGTCATTACCGTTGGGTACACCCCGGTGTTCCACTGCCACACGGCACAGGTTGCCTGCCAGTTCATCGAGCTGCAGAAGAAACTCGACCCCAGGACCGGAGCGGTCAAGGAAGAGAACCCGCAGTTCCTGAAGACTGGTGATGCCGCGATCGTCAAGGTCATGCCGACCAGGCCGATGGTCATCGAGATAGCGAAGGAATTCCCCCAGTTGGGCCGCTTCGCCATCCGAGACATGGGTCAGACAGTCGCCGCAGGCATGTGCATCGACGTGGAGAAGAAGTAA